The DNA sequence AACCCTGGATGTTGTGCCATGGCATTTAGGCTACTACGGATGAACGGCTACGAAATCTCTTCAGGTAACATCTTTCCATTCTTGAATTTGAGCAATACTACGTAGCTTACCCCTAATATATTTCTCATATTTGTTCCTGCAGATCCATTGGAAAATTTTGACAAACAAGAGAATATGTTGAATTCAGTGAGTGATGTAAAGTCTGTTTTGGAGTTATATAAAGCTTCACAGATGACAATATTTCAGAATGAACCTGTTCTGGAAAGAATTTATGCATGGACAAGCACCTATCTGGAAGAGAAAGCAGCAAGTGCTGGGGAGATTCAAGACAAGAGTTTGCAGAACGATGTAGGATAATGTCAACATATTACCGTTTTAGTTAAtgctttcttattttaaaaatcattaaagaaTGTTAATTAAATCTACAGGTGGATTATACTCTTAAACATCCGTATGCAAATCTGGAAAGAATTGAAAGCCGTCGTTATATGGAGAATTACCATCTAGACAACGTTTCACTTCTTAAAACATCTTACAGGTAATTAAGATGACATCTCTAACTGAGCTTATCGTATTATCCATGAATCTTGATGACGATGAAGATGATGTTTTGTTTATATATAGGTGTCTCAATATTGATACAAGAGATCTCTTAACGTTTTCATTCCAAGATTTTAATGAGTGTCAAGCCATGCACCGCAAGGAACTAGATTATTTGGAAAGGTAATTTCACTGAAAAAGCTAAATGGAAAAATGcaattttttgaataaattaattaatctgCATTTTTGGATATAAAATTAAGCAGATGGATGAAAGAGTATAATGTGGGAAAATTGGAGTTTGCAAGACAGAAGGTAGCATATGCCTATTTTTCTATTGCTGCGGTCCTTCCTCATCCTGAATTCTCTGATGCTCGCATCTCATGGGCTCAAAACACTGTTCTAACAACTGTTGTCGATGATTTCTTCGACTTTGCTGGTTCAATGGAGGAACTATTAAACCTCATTGAATTGCTTCAAAGGTATAATATAATCAATGTTCTAATTAACCATTTTATGTTTTAtccaaagaaattaaaaaaaagaaaaaaattcaattgggACGCAGATGGGATGAGCACTCAGCTGTTGGGTTCATGTCaaaagatgtggagatcctcTTTTATGCAATTTATGGCACAACCAATGATCTAGCTGAGAAGGCCAGCAAACAACAAGGGCGCTGCGTCAAAAAGCACTTGATTGATATTGTAGGCcgaattattattcattttaatttaaatattttttaaaattttaatcatttaataattataaccaTGTGTATTCATGTGCAGTGGATCACTCTGCTGAATACAATGTTAAAGGAAGCAGAATGGGCAAGGAACAAACTAGTGCCAACCATGTATGAGTACATGACAAATGCATATGTATCATTTGCCTTGGGACCTGTTATTCTCATATCACTTTATTTCTTGGGCTGCAAGCTCTCTGAACAAGTTGTACAAAGCCAGGAGTATGATAATCTCTTCATAAATGTCAGCATAATTGGGAGGCTTCTAAATGATCTAGTAACTGTTAAGGTACGTACATGAGAAAATTTTCATCTAGATTTGATTTATTATGAATTCAAAATAATATCTACTTGCATGGATGTAATTAACTTGCAGAGAGAAGGCGCACAAGGGAAATTGAATGGAGCATCATTGCCAATAATACACGGGCGTGGGGCTATAACTGAAAAGGAGGCTGAAGAAGAAGTTGAAAGACTGATAGAGAGCCATAGGAGAGAATTACTGAGGATGGTGCAACAAACAGAAGGAAGTGTAGTTCCTAAAGTTTGCAAAGATCTGTATTGGAAGATGAGCAAGATCTTGCACCTCTTCTACATGGGTGATGATGCCTATTCAAGTCCACACAAGATGGTTGGTCCTGTGAATGCAATTGTCAATGAACCAATCCTTCTACCCCCATACTCAAAACTGGATTAAATTTATAAACCATAACCATGATTAGAGTATGTTCTTCGAAATTCTCTTATAAGTTTCTCCAAACTTATATGTGTCAATAAGAGTTGTATGCAGTTATGAGATCTATTATACTTGTAGGAAGAGAACTGAATTATAGAATAGATATCATAATGGAAATATGTACAAGTTATATATTAAAGAATTTGAAAGCGGGCTCTCTTTTTGGAAATGGAAAGTATTATTCAAAGTAGGCCGGCTTTGTCTAATTAGATATACTACCTCTTTGTAATTTTCAAGTTTCCAAAAACAGTAGTTCAGAAAATTGAGAAGTCgtaaggaattttttttttcttgtctaGAGGGTGCAATAGAAGAAAACTTCACTTTGATTAATTGGCAATCTCTACTATTACCTAATAATAAAGGAGATCTCGGAATTATGAACATCTCCCTCCACAATCAAGCCCTTTTGTTTACGTAAATTTGGAAGTTCTaagatcaacaacatgcactttaattttaaaagtgttAATGCCCTTTTGTTTAAGTAAATTTGGAAGTTCTAAGATCAACACCAtgcactttaattttaaaagtttatttcaatattaacAGTCcaaattacttttaatttaaattgaattaatttttctcATCATTCCTTAATTTATGTGATTATGCCAATAATACTcataaactttaatttatttcactCATCATCACCACGAATGAAAGGattttttctacaaaataataccattcgaattaaaaaaatatagggacAACCTATCAAAGTCTCGTGTCAAGTATTTTTAAAGATATAAAGAGAATAAAAGTGaaagtgtatgttgatgagatggTGGTAAAAAAGCCAAACCTTGGAAAACCATCTGAGCGACATTCAAAGAGTCATAATGACATACTGGATAAAGCAGATATGAAATTCAATCCTAAAAAATGCACTTTTAGAGTTAGGACTGGTAAATTTTTAGGGTATATAGTTTTTAAAAGGGGTACAGAAGGTAACCCAAGACATGAAAGCACCTAAATACATTAATGATGTTCAAAAACTGAATGGGCAAGTAATAACTCTAGGCCGGTTCATATCATATTTGGTCAGGAGATATCTCTCGTTCTTTAAAGCATTAaagggaaaaataaatttacgtGAGGGAGAGGGGAAGAGTGTGTTGAGCTTTTCATAATTTGAAACATTTTTTTTCATCCTCACCTTTGCTAACCTCGTCCATTGAAGGGGAGTTTTTGcttttacatttatttattatacaGAAAATAGTATGCTCAATGCTTGTATGAGAAGACAAATGAGAGCAAATCCTGATCTATTATGCTAGCCAGGTCTTGAAAGGGGCATAATTAAATTATCTCTCTCTAGAGAAGCTGGCCTTCGCAATTTTGATGTTAGCAATCAAACTACGACCTCATTCGAGTCCCACAGTATCGAGGTAAGGACAAACTACCCTTTTCAGTAGGTGCTTTATAGGCTAGAGCTTTCAAGGAGGTTGTCCACTTGAGTCGTCATACTGTTAGCCTATGACATTAGGTACGTTCCTAGAAGTGCAATGAAAGCCCAAACTTTAGCCGGCTTTGTAGCAGAAATGATGCCACCCCTGGAGGCTTTCGAGCTTACAGTTGATGAGTGGCAGTTGTAGACAGATGGAGCCTCTAGAGCTGGGGGTTCTGGGATAGAAATTCTTCTACAAAGTTAGATGAGAATTAAACTTCAATATACGAAAAAACTCGCCTCCAGTTGCACAAACAATGCAACCAAGTATGAGGCCGTGATTATGGCATTCAGAATCATCGAAGAAATAGGTATGCAAAAGTcgattatttttagtgactcacagcTGGTTGTTAATCAGTGCCAAGGACAGTTCAAAGTTCGAGACCCAAGTCTCCTTAAATATGAAGAGAaggtgttggaaagaatcctctgccatgattgtaaatcaatcagtgatcctctgtcatgattgtaaattaatcagtgatcaaatcttaccatgTTTAGCATAGCAtgattctaggacataattgagggcacaatcaaaggtctaattgttcatattatgtactatataaactctgtaacttactacaTAAGAggtaagaaaaaataaaaacagttttcttcctataatctcaagatggtatcagagcaggtttCGGCCTAAAATTATAGCCGTCCTGCAATCATCCGTTACCAGATACCTTTCCCGACCTTCTCTCACTAAACCAACCTACCAGATACCTTTCTCAACTTCTTTCTCTCACTGAAACAACAATGGCCGACCTCCCCAACCCGGCTGACCAATCCCAGGCAATAATTGATCCAACAACAGACCTGTCACAAAAACTATTCCAGTTAATTCAGAATAGCCAAAATGGAAATCAGAAATCAGCAAACCAATTCACTCTTGATTCAGCACAGCCACCGTCCAacataaaattgaatgattcCAATTATGTTGTCTGggcaaagatgatggagatgttTATCACAGGGCGAGGGAAATCAAACCATCTGACTGGGACTCCCTCCCCTCCGATAGAAACAGACCCCGCAATTTACCTGTGGCAAACTAATGACAGCATTGTTCGAGGATGGTTAATCCAGACGGTAGAGCAGAAGCTCCGTCCAAATTTATTGCAGCACAAGACAAGCAAAGGACTATGGGATGCCCTCAAGATCAGATTCAATACAGGTAGCAACAAACTTATCATTTACGAGTTACAGTCTAAAGCATACAAATTAACACAACAAGAAAGTAATCTGGAAGATTTATACAACGATCTTCAGTCATCTGGGCCGAGATCGATGAAAGACAACCGACCAAAATCGAAGGAGACAACAATATCATTATCTGGAACCGGGAAATCCAGGAGGAACGTCTGTACCTGTTTTTGGCCAGAGTACAGTCGGACCTCGATCCAGTCCGTCGAGAAATTCTCAACGAGGAGCCATTGCCGACCTTGGACAATGCCTACTCTCGACTCCGAGGTGAGAAGTTGCGCCGTGCCATCCACCTTCCTCTTCCATCACCAGCGACAGCAGGTTCCGACCTCGTGGGGGCCGGTCTATTGGCTAAAAACTGGTCAGACACAGACAAGTCATCACTCCGGGATGATAAATCAGGCTTAAAATGCACCCATTGCGGCGGATCTCGACATCCCGAGACGGATGCTTTAAGATCATAGGGTATCCGGAGTGATGGGAGGAAAAC is a window from the Manihot esculenta cultivar AM560-2 chromosome 16, M.esculenta_v8, whole genome shotgun sequence genome containing:
- the LOC110603473 gene encoding terpene synthase 6, chloroplastic, whose product is MMLSCSGTLKIVLAQTTKGKADSQDPFLRLLKQKQPNVVSVKTPLGKIRDLLKNDEIQLPVSSYDTAWVAMVPSKDGSKQPLFPECLNWIMENQQPDGSWALDPTHPLLVKDSLSSTLACLLALHKWGAGDQLVNKGLDFIASNIWAATDQHQLSPLGFDIIFPGMIEHARDAGLNLPINDSSIEEMLRKRDLEIKSFQGEINKLAYFAEGLTRLNDWQKLMKYQSSNGSLFNSPSATAAALTHIHDEKCLDYLHSLVTKFDKAVPTIYPLDIYSRLYMIDSLAKLGIDRHFTEEIATTLDDIYRSWKQGNEEIFSNPGCCAMAFRLLRMNGYEISSDPLENFDKQENMLNSVSDVKSVLELYKASQMTIFQNEPVLERIYAWTSTYLEEKAASAGEIQDKSLQNDVDYTLKHPYANLERIESRRYMENYHLDNVSLLKTSYRCLNIDTRDLLTFSFQDFNECQAMHRKELDYLERWMKEYNVGKLEFARQKVAYAYFSIAAVLPHPEFSDARISWAQNTVLTTVVDDFFDFAGSMEELLNLIELLQRWDEHSAVGFMSKDVEILFYAIYGTTNDLAEKASKQQGRCVKKHLIDIWITLLNTMLKEAEWARNKLVPTMYEYMTNAYVSFALGPVILISLYFLGCKLSEQVVQSQEYDNLFINVSIIGRLLNDLVTVKREGAQGKLNGASLPIIHGRGAITEKEAEEEVERLIESHRRELLRMVQQTEGSVVPKVCKDLYWKMSKILHLFYMGDDAYSSPHKMVGPVNAIVNEPILLPPYSKLD